A genomic region of Peptoniphilus sp. ING2-D1G contains the following coding sequences:
- a CDS encoding hypothetical protein (High confidence in function and specificity): MNKYKILICDDEQEIIDLLSLYFDSDIYEIYYANDGQKAYDILTQESVDIALIDVMMPSINGFELISLLRDKLDIPLIIISALDSLRDKLKGYDIGADDYIAKPFEPLEVVAKVKSRLKQNTQETQKIQRDGITLDINRCQVTVAQEIHDLTKVELAVLQLLMSKPQRVFTKEQIYRVGWEEEYFYNDNSIRVIINRLRQMVGPEPIETLRGIGYRWQS, translated from the coding sequence ATGAACAAATATAAAATATTAATCTGTGACGATGAACAGGAAATCATCGATTTATTATCCCTATACTTCGATTCCGATATCTATGAGATATATTACGCCAATGACGGACAGAAAGCCTATGACATATTGACTCAAGAATCTGTCGATATTGCTCTTATAGATGTCATGATGCCTTCCATCAACGGATTTGAATTAATAAGTCTGTTGAGAGATAAATTGGATATTCCCTTAATTATTATTTCAGCCCTTGACAGCCTTAGGGATAAATTAAAAGGTTACGATATAGGAGCGGACGACTACATCGCCAAACCCTTTGAGCCTTTGGAAGTCGTAGCCAAAGTCAAGAGCCGTCTTAAACAAAATACGCAGGAAACTCAAAAAATCCAACGAGATGGAATTACTTTGGATATCAACCGCTGTCAAGTCACAGTCGCTCAAGAGATCCATGATCTGACCAAGGTTGAATTGGCGGTTCTTCAGCTGTTAATGAGCAAACCTCAAAGAGTATTTACCAAGGAACAGATTTACAGAGTGGGTTGGGAAGAAGAATATTTCTACAATGATAACTCCATCAGAGTCATCATCAACCGCCTTCGTCAAATGGTGGGTCCCGAACCTATAGAAACCCTCAGGGGGATAGGATACAGGTGGCAATCATGA
- a CDS encoding Hypothetical protein (Family membership), with protein MDILLFAIIFALVVAPIAIFLILSSKTRDSQGKDKLKHSLYLFLFILIVHIFIGMVLGPEFISNMQADEDKLLYYVFIAVYLIILYFTLRAVFKRVHDIKNEAVKRRGTIKKLISNLYEDIYSFYLLVEFDMEEEEFTINEDIYIAITDKLEIPVKRPYPKEIEVSGKRTADLYYYPRTKTYVKCEIINTR; from the coding sequence ATGGATATTTTATTGTTTGCAATTATTTTTGCTCTTGTAGTTGCACCCATTGCCATCTTTTTGATTTTATCTTCAAAGACGAGAGATTCACAGGGGAAGGACAAACTTAAACACAGCTTGTACTTGTTTCTGTTTATTTTGATTGTTCACATATTTATTGGAATGGTACTGGGACCGGAATTTATAAGTAATATGCAAGCTGATGAGGACAAATTACTCTACTATGTATTTATAGCTGTGTATTTAATAATCCTATACTTTACATTAAGAGCCGTATTTAAGCGAGTACATGACATTAAAAACGAGGCTGTAAAAAGGCGAGGCACGATTAAAAAGCTTATTTCAAATCTATATGAGGATATTTACAGTTTTTATTTATTGGTAGAATTCGATATGGAAGAAGAAGAGTTTACAATTAACGAAGATATCTATATAGCAATAACGGACAAACTTGAGATACCGGTAAAAAGACCCTATCCAAAAGAGATTGAGGTTTCGGGGAAAAGGACGGCGGATCTGTATTATTATCCCAGGACCAAAACCTATGTCAAGTGTGAAATTATAAATACAAGATAA
- a CDS encoding putative membrane protein (Hypothetical protein): MIMEDFSGKMKLGRIFLILGIIFLVFGIYRGEVELVFRKAVVICLECIGID, translated from the coding sequence ATGATTATGGAGGATTTTAGCGGAAAAATGAAATTGGGAAGGATTTTTTTAATTCTGGGGATTATTTTTTTAGTCTTTGGAATATACAGAGGAGAGGTTGAGTTGGTCTTTAGAAAAGCCGTGGTAATTTGTCTTGAGTGCATAGGCATTGATTGA
- a CDS encoding Hypothetical protein (Family membership): protein MKYLVMECHPAYAIVLDEKGSFLEVANLNYELGEIITEIYPRAEEVMEETPEIKGKKTPETYKNFRRIALIAASFIIIFTGSLRIWQEHFKIYGTLSLSINPQVKISLSHSKRVRALEALNSDGMQLIEGISAKGERVEKLTDDLVQRALDMGYLKEGGKVNIGANSQDTRWAKQTKERVKEKLEHFTHDIKIEITINDVEDQGENNKKSVFDETEEITIPLVPETVENPEKTPSPNLKENAPPPEKQIKIHKPMDDDDDDYDNFDDIDNDIDDDDFDDDIDDDDYDDGDNDNIEYPKNDD, encoded by the coding sequence ATGAAATATCTGGTAATGGAATGTCACCCGGCCTATGCAATAGTCCTTGATGAAAAAGGTTCCTTCCTGGAAGTGGCAAATCTCAACTATGAATTAGGTGAAATCATAACGGAAATATATCCCAGAGCCGAAGAAGTAATGGAAGAGACTCCTGAAATAAAAGGCAAAAAAACACCGGAAACCTATAAAAATTTCCGCAGAATAGCCCTCATAGCCGCCTCTTTCATAATTATCTTTACAGGCTCCTTAAGAATTTGGCAAGAACATTTTAAAATCTACGGAACCCTATCCCTTTCAATAAATCCTCAAGTGAAAATATCCCTCAGCCACTCCAAGAGAGTAAGAGCTTTGGAAGCACTAAATAGCGATGGAATGCAACTCATAGAAGGAATTTCCGCCAAGGGCGAAAGGGTGGAAAAACTCACTGACGACTTGGTTCAAAGAGCTTTAGACATGGGCTACCTCAAAGAGGGAGGAAAAGTTAACATAGGAGCAAACTCACAGGACACCCGCTGGGCAAAACAGACGAAGGAAAGGGTAAAAGAAAAACTTGAGCACTTTACCCATGATATAAAAATAGAAATTACCATAAATGATGTGGAAGATCAGGGAGAAAATAATAAAAAATCCGTTTTTGATGAAACTGAAGAAATAACAATACCTCTTGTTCCCGAAACTGTTGAAAATCCGGAAAAAACTCCATCCCCTAACCTCAAGGAAAATGCACCCCCTCCCGAAAAACAAATAAAAATCCATAAACCTATGGATGATGACGACGATGATTATGACAATTTCGATGACATTGATAATGACATTGACGATGACGATTTCGATGATGACATTGACGATGATGATTATGACGATGGCGATAATGACAATATTGAATATCCCAAAAATGATGACTAA
- a CDS encoding hypothetical protein (High confidence in function and specificity) has translation MKKLSIFLLITIMLTSFGGGEIVQAGGLDRISQNVDNFIEERKEGTASVSMGVFKAGEMVHKTQYGYIDVENRVPANEDAIYEWGSVSKVLVWISLMQLEEVGKIDLTEDVKTYLPEDFASELKYPHPITFMDIMNLQSSFQELGVKTEYEENEAIPPLDQLLIDSEPVQIYEPGTVTAYNNWTPALAAYVVESLTGQKFYDYVRENIFRPLGMEHTAVAADWSDNPYAQKNRPKSKSYYYTSEDHESLGTSILHVGLYPAGACAGTFDDFLIFATEFTKDHPRFFKEASTFEDMKEASALYEDGLPKVHHGLLSLDDTEHLIGHSGNTQGFTSSFWFEPKTQTGYAVMTNEPGETAYNYGFAPLLFGTSNPEAQESPDISGIYVSRRTIERGTLRFIKYLSGLLPIKSTDKEGVFQIPLVGVTITNMGNHRYHFDNGNGLAYQTVQKAGGGLETFTADYEPLSCWEIISAYTLLLAMLLNLVAMVCRIIYLLVQLLRGRSFKVMTPGMISHIAGSLISMTFIYLWILADSYSKRKLFVTALICVLSSAVILLNFFHQIYNRTKGEENSPLPVTWPLIMPMAVYFYQLYNFWV, from the coding sequence ATGAAAAAATTAAGTATATTCCTATTAATTACAATAATGCTGACAAGTTTCGGTGGCGGAGAGATAGTTCAAGCCGGCGGATTGGATCGTATATCTCAGAATGTCGATAATTTTATCGAAGAACGCAAGGAAGGCACCGCTTCAGTCTCCATGGGAGTTTTTAAGGCGGGTGAGATGGTCCATAAAACTCAATACGGTTACATAGACGTTGAAAACCGAGTTCCTGCCAATGAAGATGCCATTTACGAATGGGGTTCCGTTTCCAAAGTTTTGGTTTGGATATCACTGATGCAGTTGGAAGAGGTGGGCAAGATTGATCTGACAGAGGATGTAAAGACCTATCTACCTGAGGACTTTGCATCTGAGTTAAAATATCCTCATCCCATCACCTTTATGGATATAATGAATCTGCAGTCGAGTTTTCAAGAACTCGGCGTCAAAACTGAGTACGAAGAAAATGAAGCCATCCCGCCCTTGGATCAGCTCTTAATAGACAGTGAACCTGTACAAATTTATGAACCTGGAACTGTCACAGCTTACAATAATTGGACACCTGCCTTAGCTGCCTATGTGGTGGAATCACTTACAGGACAAAAATTTTATGATTATGTCCGAGAAAATATCTTTAGACCTTTGGGAATGGAACATACAGCCGTAGCTGCAGATTGGTCGGACAATCCCTATGCCCAAAAAAACAGGCCCAAGTCCAAATCCTATTACTACACCAGTGAAGACCATGAAAGTTTGGGGACTTCCATACTGCATGTAGGTCTATATCCTGCCGGAGCCTGCGCAGGAACCTTTGATGATTTTCTGATTTTCGCCACGGAATTTACCAAGGATCACCCGCGTTTCTTTAAGGAAGCTTCTACCTTTGAAGATATGAAAGAAGCTTCAGCCCTTTATGAAGACGGATTGCCAAAGGTACATCACGGACTGTTATCCCTTGACGATACTGAGCACCTCATAGGGCATAGCGGTAATACTCAAGGCTTTACATCGTCCTTTTGGTTTGAGCCCAAGACGCAAACAGGGTATGCCGTCATGACTAACGAACCGGGGGAAACGGCATATAATTACGGATTCGCTCCACTATTATTCGGCACGAGTAATCCCGAGGCTCAAGAGAGTCCGGATATTTCCGGCATATATGTAAGTCGACGAACAATTGAGAGAGGAACTCTTCGATTTATCAAGTATCTTTCCGGCCTTCTTCCCATAAAATCCACCGATAAAGAGGGAGTTTTTCAAATACCCTTAGTAGGTGTTACAATCACTAACATGGGAAATCATCGCTATCATTTCGATAACGGCAACGGTCTTGCTTATCAAACGGTGCAAAAAGCAGGGGGTGGCTTAGAGACCTTTACTGCGGATTATGAACCGCTGAGTTGTTGGGAGATTATCTCGGCATACACCTTGCTATTGGCCATGCTGCTAAACCTTGTCGCCATGGTCTGTCGAATTATTTATCTACTTGTTCAGTTATTAAGGGGTAGAAGCTTCAAAGTGATGACTCCGGGAATGATCAGCCATATAGCCGGCAGTCTCATATCAATGACATTTATCTACTTATGGATTTTGGCCGACAGTTATTCAAAAAGAAAGTTGTTTGTAACCGCTTTGATTTGTGTCCTTTCCTCCGCGGTGATTCTTCTCAATTTCTTTCATCAGATATATAATAGGACTAAGGGCGAGGAAAATTCACCGCTACCGGTGACTTGGCCCCTCATCATGCCCATGGCTGTGTATTTTTATCAACTCTATAATTTTTGGGTTTAG
- a CDS encoding putative membrane protein (Hypothetical protein): MGFKPYLYSILLTVLILIFPITSGVLIYIMEIAGSDADLIQGIFFIFGGIIGLIIAKAHFTEVEEIGLSTPQPSNYNYLIPLAIVEGAVLLFGLKPGINLDDILKYFIFAFAVGFTEELYFRGMIFNILKDKSINKAVVVTSLLFSIGHIFNLMSGAPLIDTILQIILALAFSLTTIMILLDSSSLMIPIIFHGTHNFLSRITIELSVSLNFIAGALQVLIYIAIGIYLWKRHQKN; the protein is encoded by the coding sequence ATGGGATTTAAACCCTATTTATATTCAATTTTGCTAACTGTTTTAATTTTAATTTTTCCCATAACATCAGGTGTTTTGATATACATTATGGAAATCGCCGGAAGCGATGCGGATTTAATTCAAGGGATTTTTTTCATTTTTGGAGGAATAATAGGTCTGATCATTGCTAAAGCTCACTTTACAGAAGTTGAAGAAATAGGGCTTAGCACACCGCAACCATCAAATTACAACTATCTAATCCCCTTGGCAATCGTTGAAGGGGCAGTGCTTTTATTCGGTTTAAAACCGGGCATCAACCTTGACGATATACTTAAATACTTCATTTTCGCATTTGCTGTGGGATTTACGGAAGAACTTTATTTCAGAGGGATGATCTTCAATATATTAAAAGATAAGAGCATAAATAAAGCGGTGGTCGTCACAAGCCTGCTTTTCTCCATAGGACATATTTTCAACCTTATGTCCGGAGCACCGTTAATAGATACAATCCTACAAATTATTTTGGCGCTTGCTTTTTCCCTTACTACAATTATGATTTTATTAGACTCATCTTCTTTGATGATTCCCATAATATTTCATGGTACGCACAATTTTCTGTCGAGAATTACCATAGAACTCTCCGTGAGCTTGAACTTTATAGCCGGAGCATTACAGGTGCTCATATATATAGCTATAGGCATATACCTGTGGAAAAGACATCAAAAAAATTGA
- a CDS encoding Hypothetical protein (Family membership) produces MKKFNLNKAKIFALSLCLFALLGLSACNSGNETKMEENDESVALQPEVEEEQSQEEKEITTFQNLNVKDFDGNEVDSSIFKENKVTVVNFWSTTCPPCIEELPVLERISRDMKDQEVGVKGFLYEFGGQINDGIMEEAKSILEEGEVSYQQLIGAGEIMEDELIQSIYAVPTTFAVDSEGKIIFATVGAMDYDGWQEFINAALKEVE; encoded by the coding sequence ATGAAAAAATTTAATTTAAATAAAGCAAAAATTTTTGCGCTGAGTCTTTGTTTATTTGCCCTATTGGGGCTCAGTGCATGCAACAGCGGCAATGAAACGAAGATGGAAGAGAACGATGAGAGTGTGGCTTTGCAACCTGAGGTGGAGGAAGAACAATCTCAAGAGGAGAAGGAAATAACGACCTTTCAAAATTTAAATGTCAAGGATTTTGACGGAAATGAAGTTGACTCCTCAATATTTAAGGAAAATAAAGTGACGGTGGTAAATTTTTGGAGCACCACCTGTCCGCCATGTATCGAGGAGTTGCCGGTTTTGGAGAGGATAAGCAGGGATATGAAGGACCAAGAAGTGGGAGTCAAGGGATTTTTATATGAATTCGGAGGTCAGATAAATGACGGTATTATGGAAGAGGCAAAGTCCATTTTAGAAGAGGGCGAGGTTTCATATCAACAATTGATAGGTGCAGGAGAGATCATGGAAGATGAGCTTATCCAAAGCATATATGCCGTACCCACGACCTTTGCAGTGGATTCGGAGGGAAAAATCATCTTCGCGACGGTGGGAGCCATGGATTATGACGGTTGGCAAGAATTTATAAATGCAGCTCTTAAGGAGGTTGAATAA
- a CDS encoding putative RNA polymerase sigma factor SigI (putative RNA polymerase sigma factor SigI; High confidence in function and specificity) — MEKEILRRIKEAHQSEKAHNELISDYMPFIKAETARFMGKSPMEGIDDELSIAMFAFHEAIKTYQEKKGAFITFAKMHIRHRLIDFSRREKRHKNIISLDQPFNDENGETLKDTIVEEKNEVEESMSSDAIKKELTHFSEIMANYSLSLRDIAENSPKQERTLMACQEALAYAKKNPHLIEKAEKTGKVPLTELAEGSGVSKKTLERHRKYMLAIIIVYTNGFDFIRDHLSEISAKEGGGQ, encoded by the coding sequence ATGGAAAAAGAAATTCTTCGAAGAATTAAGGAAGCTCATCAAAGTGAAAAGGCTCACAATGAATTGATTTCAGACTATATGCCCTTCATAAAGGCCGAAACGGCAAGATTTATGGGAAAATCTCCCATGGAAGGGATAGATGATGAACTATCCATAGCCATGTTCGCCTTCCATGAAGCAATAAAAACCTACCAAGAAAAAAAGGGTGCTTTCATCACCTTTGCAAAAATGCACATACGCCATAGGCTCATAGACTTTTCCAGAAGAGAAAAAAGACATAAGAATATAATATCCCTGGATCAGCCCTTTAACGATGAAAATGGAGAAACTTTAAAGGATACCATAGTGGAAGAAAAAAACGAAGTTGAAGAATCCATGAGCTCAGATGCCATAAAAAAAGAACTGACTCATTTTTCGGAAATAATGGCGAACTACAGTCTATCCCTTAGAGATATAGCCGAAAACTCCCCCAAGCAGGAAAGAACCCTCATGGCATGTCAAGAAGCTCTTGCCTATGCCAAGAAAAATCCCCACCTCATAGAAAAAGCTGAAAAGACAGGCAAGGTTCCTTTGACGGAACTTGCCGAGGGATCGGGGGTTTCAAAGAAAACTCTGGAGAGGCACAGAAAATATATGTTGGCAATTATAATAGTTTATACAAACGGATTTGATTTCATAAGAGATCATCTCAGTGAAATATCCGCTAAGGAAGGAGGAGGACAATGA
- a CDS encoding Hypothetical protein (Family membership) yields the protein MKKILNLMAVLVLSAILFTGCSSTGSAAEQGETSPAQTEDVKVGSILMSVNPEIMINYNQEGKVIDLESVNEDAKKILEKYTDFQGKSVDKVLEELLKEIHAQGFFTEKIAGKDKNIILKLEKGSVKPSDDFVEKITQSVQNSIKTLGMQSEPVSLGDDDFDGQGKITEATAKKLAGKQLDIDEKQISSIKTATDDDFEIEIDKNGNKYKVDLNRKSGKILPAQGFNDDLYDDLDDDYDDLDDDNYENLGTFQYKDNDNDDNDYYDDNDDDYYDDNDNNDYYDDNDNNDYYDDNDDNDYYDDNNDNDYDDNNNDYDDNDDDNNNND from the coding sequence ATGAAAAAAATATTAAACTTAATGGCAGTCCTTGTATTATCCGCAATACTGTTCACCGGATGTTCAAGCACGGGATCTGCAGCAGAACAAGGAGAAACTTCTCCCGCACAGACAGAAGATGTAAAAGTAGGATCAATTCTCATGTCAGTAAATCCGGAAATTATGATCAACTATAACCAAGAAGGAAAGGTAATCGACCTTGAATCCGTAAATGAAGACGCAAAGAAAATTTTGGAAAAATATACGGATTTTCAAGGAAAAAGCGTGGACAAAGTCCTTGAAGAACTTCTCAAAGAAATTCATGCTCAAGGATTTTTCACAGAAAAAATAGCAGGCAAAGATAAAAATATCATTCTCAAACTGGAAAAGGGATCAGTAAAACCCTCAGATGACTTTGTAGAAAAAATAACTCAATCAGTTCAAAACTCCATCAAAACCTTGGGAATGCAATCAGAACCCGTCTCCCTGGGAGATGATGACTTTGACGGGCAAGGCAAAATTACCGAAGCTACAGCAAAAAAACTCGCCGGTAAACAATTGGATATAGATGAAAAACAAATCAGCTCAATTAAAACCGCAACAGATGATGACTTCGAAATTGAAATTGATAAAAATGGAAATAAGTACAAAGTCGACTTAAACAGAAAAAGTGGAAAAATTCTACCCGCACAAGGCTTTAATGATGACCTCTATGATGATTTAGATGATGATTATGACGACTTGGATGATGACAACTATGAAAATCTGGGAACTTTCCAATATAAAGATAATGACAATGATGATAACGACTACTATGACGACAATGACGATGATTACTATGATGACAATGATAATAACGACTACTATGATGACAATGATAATAACGACTACTATGATGACAATGATGATAACGACTACTATGACGACAATAACGACAATGATTATGATGATAACAATAACGATTATGATGACAATGATGACGACAACAATAACAACGACTGA
- a CDS encoding hypothetical protein (High confidence in function and specificity) — translation MKDKSKNKISNFRVGFQILFTALTNGYALGFAKSKIYQGPTKAICLPGLNCYSCPGALGSCPIGALQAVATSKNFNISFYVLGFLMIIGSVIGRFVCGWMCPFGLLQDLLHKVPLKKKIKTFKGEKHLLKLKHLILLAFVIILPITLTFGGGYGNPWFCKVICPSGTLMGGIPLVLGNESLRNAIGLLFSWKVAILILAVLSSIAIHRPFCKHICPLGAIYGGFNKISLLQYTVDEHKCIKCNKCYNQCSMNVKIYEEQSSPECIRCGECVKVCPTKAVSAGFKK, via the coding sequence ATGAAAGATAAAAGCAAAAATAAAATTTCAAATTTCAGAGTCGGGTTTCAAATTCTGTTTACAGCTCTTACCAACGGTTATGCTTTGGGATTTGCAAAGAGCAAAATTTATCAAGGTCCCACTAAGGCAATATGTCTGCCGGGGTTGAACTGCTATTCCTGTCCGGGGGCTCTGGGTTCTTGTCCCATAGGAGCTCTTCAGGCGGTGGCAACGAGCAAAAATTTCAACATCTCCTTTTATGTACTGGGTTTTTTGATGATAATAGGCTCCGTTATAGGCAGATTCGTATGCGGTTGGATGTGCCCCTTCGGGCTTTTACAGGATTTGCTTCACAAGGTACCACTTAAAAAGAAGATTAAAACTTTTAAGGGAGAAAAGCATTTGCTTAAATTGAAGCACTTGATACTTTTGGCTTTTGTAATCATACTTCCCATTACCCTCACCTTTGGCGGTGGATACGGAAATCCGTGGTTTTGCAAGGTGATTTGTCCTTCAGGGACTCTAATGGGAGGCATACCCTTGGTTTTAGGAAATGAGAGCTTAAGAAATGCGATAGGGCTGCTTTTTTCATGGAAGGTGGCTATTTTGATTTTGGCAGTTTTGTCATCCATAGCGATACACAGGCCCTTTTGCAAGCATATATGCCCCTTGGGTGCTATTTACGGAGGGTTTAATAAAATTTCCCTTCTCCAGTATACTGTCGATGAGCACAAATGTATTAAATGCAACAAATGTTATAATCAATGCAGCATGAATGTCAAGATTTATGAAGAGCAGAGTAGTCCCGAGTGCATTCGTTGCGGAGAGTGTGTAAAGGTATGTCCCACAAAGGCTGTTTCAGCAGGATTTAAGAAATAA
- a CDS encoding hypothetical protein (High confidence in function and specificity) encodes MKCALINGTQQRGCTFNLKEIFLDELKPDSLTEFYLPKDAPNYCTGCKLCFLKDESLCPHYDKTFPLWNAMLNADLIVFAYPVYVLRAPGHIKSLLDHLAVHWMVHRPDPAMFNKRAAIITQSIGAPNGAAQRDVKTSLNLLGISSVKTIGFGMMEGVIWDEISLSRRESFETKIRKFAGEFKNLKPAEMNLKIKFYFQMAKMIHSGLIRKVPEKEALSADGQYWVDQGWITR; translated from the coding sequence ATGAAATGTGCTTTAATAAACGGAACGCAGCAAAGGGGATGTACTTTTAATTTAAAGGAGATATTTTTAGATGAGTTAAAACCTGACAGTTTGACGGAATTCTATCTTCCCAAGGACGCGCCAAACTATTGCACAGGCTGTAAACTCTGCTTTTTAAAGGACGAAAGTCTATGTCCTCACTACGACAAGACTTTCCCCCTGTGGAATGCAATGCTAAATGCCGATTTAATCGTATTTGCATATCCGGTATATGTCCTCAGAGCACCGGGTCATATAAAGAGTCTGTTGGATCATCTGGCGGTACATTGGATGGTACATAGACCGGATCCCGCCATGTTCAATAAAAGAGCGGCAATTATCACCCAAAGCATAGGAGCACCCAATGGAGCCGCACAAAGAGATGTAAAAACAAGCCTCAATTTGCTGGGCATTTCCTCAGTAAAGACCATAGGCTTCGGCATGATGGAAGGTGTAATATGGGATGAAATCTCTCTGAGCAGAAGGGAGAGTTTTGAGACTAAAATTCGCAAATTCGCCGGAGAATTTAAAAATCTGAAGCCGGCTGAGATGAATCTCAAAATCAAATTCTATTTTCAGATGGCTAAAATGATCCATAGTGGACTTATCCGTAAAGTGCCGGAGAAAGAAGCCCTAAGTGCAGATGGGCAGTACTGGGTGGATCAAGGTTGGATTACAAGGTGA
- a CDS encoding hypothetical protein (High confidence in function and specificity) yields the protein MKKLQNMIIRSFILHFFFLAFFNAITNGIFDYFLEKYIAIYKFNFLILMTVGNLLVFLGSVFLVARHFQRQLKIYMDEEIREQVQREQILYSSIAHDLKTPMTIIKGYAQALSDGKVEQSKRGDTYRLIKDKTDEMVALLTDLMTYSGLLRESENSHKEMTDISACLINLVAQDYSLIENREVNLEPDIAENIHYPINPMDFKRIGENLLINAIKHNPPGVSVGLSLQVEENHVVLSVADSGALLKDDRIFEAFYKQDTSRSSTKGHGLGLAIVLKLVEKYRGEIKIEQPFAGYTKAFAVSLPLNKPLTSSGCIK from the coding sequence ATGAAAAAATTACAAAACATGATAATTCGCTCCTTCATCCTTCACTTTTTCTTTTTAGCGTTTTTCAACGCCATAACCAATGGAATCTTCGACTATTTTTTAGAAAAATACATCGCGATTTATAAATTTAATTTTCTAATTTTAATGACAGTAGGGAATCTCTTAGTATTTTTAGGTTCCGTATTTCTGGTGGCAAGACACTTCCAAAGGCAACTCAAGATTTACATGGACGAAGAAATCCGTGAACAGGTTCAGCGTGAACAAATTCTCTACTCATCAATCGCCCATGATTTGAAGACGCCAATGACAATTATCAAGGGCTATGCACAGGCTCTATCGGACGGCAAAGTCGAACAATCAAAACGAGGGGATACATACCGTTTGATAAAAGACAAGACCGATGAGATGGTGGCGCTATTGACAGATTTGATGACCTATTCCGGCTTGCTCAGGGAGTCCGAGAATTCTCACAAAGAGATGACGGACATATCCGCATGTCTGATTAATCTGGTGGCACAGGATTACTCGCTCATAGAGAACAGAGAAGTTAACTTGGAGCCGGATATCGCCGAAAATATTCACTACCCCATCAACCCCATGGACTTTAAACGAATCGGTGAGAATTTATTGATCAACGCAATCAAACATAATCCGCCCGGAGTGAGCGTCGGCTTAAGCCTTCAAGTTGAGGAAAATCATGTGGTCCTGTCGGTGGCGGATTCAGGAGCATTGTTAAAGGATGATCGTATTTTTGAAGCATTTTATAAACAGGATACCTCACGAAGCTCCACAAAGGGACACGGTCTTGGATTGGCGATAGTATTAAAATTAGTGGAGAAGTACCGAGGCGAGATTAAAATAGAACAGCCCTTTGCAGGCTATACCAAAGCCTTTGCGGTCAGTCTGCCATTAAATAAACCCTTAACTTCAAGCGGCTGCATTAAATAA